One Brassica napus cultivar Da-Ae chromosome C4, Da-Ae, whole genome shotgun sequence genomic region harbors:
- the LOC106395138 gene encoding AT-hook motif nuclear-localized protein 22, translating into MDQVSRSLPPPFLSRDLHLHPHHQFQHQQQHNHGHDIDQHRIGGLKRDRDTEIDPNEHSSAGKDQNTQGSGGESGGGGGGGGGGGDNHITRRPRGRPAGSKNKPKPPVIITRDSANALKSHVMEVANGCDVMESVTVFARRRQRGICVLSGNGAVTNVTIRQPASVPGGGSSVVNLHGRFEILSLSGSFLPPPAPPAASGLTIYLAGGQGQVVGGSVVGPLMASGPVVIMAASFGNAAYERLPLEEDDQDEQQTAGAVANNMDGNATMGGGTQTQPQQLMQDPTSFIQGLPPSLMNSQLPAEAYWGTPRPSF; encoded by the coding sequence ATGGATCAGGTCTCTCGCTCTCTTCCTCCACCTTTCCTCTCAAGAGATCTCCATCTTCACCCACACCATCAGTTTCAGCATCAGCAGCAACATAACCACGGCCACGATATCGACCAGCACAGGATCGGTGGACTAAAACGCGACCGAGACACTGAGATCGATCCAAACGAGCACTCTTCAGCTGGAAAAGATCAAAACACTCAAGGTTCCGGCGGAGAAAGCGGCGGcggaggcggaggaggaggaggagggggaGATAACCATATCACGAGAAGGCCACGTGGCAGACCAGCGGGATCCAAGAACAAACCAAAACCACCAGTCATCATCACGAGAGACAGCGCAAACGCTCTTAAGTCCCATGTGATGGAAGTAGCTAACGGATGTGACGTCATGGAGAGCGTCACCGTCTTCGCTCGCCGTCGCCAACGTGGTATCTGCGTTTTGAGCGGTAACGGCGCCGTTACTAACGTTACCATTAGACAACCAGCTTCGGTTCCCGGTGGTGGCTCGTCCGTCGTTAACTTACACGGACGTTTCGAGATTCTTTCTCTCTCGGGATCTTTCCTCCCTCCTCCTGCTCCACCGGCTGCTTCCGGTCTAACGATTTACCTAGCCGGTGGTCAAGGACAGGTCGTTGGAGGGAGCGTGGTGGGTCCACTCATGGCTTCAGGACCTGTGGTGATTATGGCTGCTTCGTTTGGGAACGCTGCGTATGAGAGGTTGCCCTTAGAGGAAGATGATCAGGACGAGCAGCAAACGGCTGGAGCGGTTGCTAATAATATGGATGGTAACGCGACGATGGGTGGTGGAACGCAGACTCAGCCGCAACAGTTGATGCAAGATCCGACGTCGTTTATACAAGGGTTGCCTCCAAGTCTTATGAATTCTCAGCTGCCAGCAGAAGCTTATTGGGGAACTCCAAGACCATCTTTCTAA
- the LOC106392062 gene encoding 4-hydroxy-tetrahydrodipicolinate synthase 2, chloroplastic: protein MAALKGYGLCSMDSVLHFPCPRPPFEAYKRRSSRWVSPKAAVVPNFHLPMRSLEVKNRTNTDDIKALRVITAIKTPYLPDGRFDLEAYDDLVNIQIQNGVEGVIVGGTTGEGQLMSWDEHIMLIGHTVNCFGGSIKVIGNTGSNSTREAIHATEQGFAVGMHAALHINPYYGKTSMDGIIAHFQSVMHMGPTIIYNVPGRTGQDIPPSAILKLSRSSNLAGVKECVGNKRVEEYTERGIVVWSGNDDECHDSRWDYGARGVISVTSNLVPGLMRKLMFEGRNSDLNSKLLPLMGWLFQEPNPIGLNTALAQLGVARPVFRLPYVPLPLAKRVEFVKMVEEIGREHFVGERDVQVLDDDDFILIGRY from the exons ATGGCAGCTTTGAAAGGTTATGGCTTGTGTTCTATGGACTCTGTTCTACACTTCCCCTGCCCAAGGCCACCATTTGAGGCCTACAAGAG AAGAAGCTCAAGATGGGTCTCTCCAAAAGCAGCTGTTGTACCAAACTTCCACCTCCCTATGCGCAGCTTGGAGGTTAAAAACAG GACAAACACTGACGACATAAAAGCGTTAAGGGTAATCACAGCCATCAAAACCCCCTACCTCCCCGACGGAAGATTCGACCTCGAAGCCTACGACGACTTAGTCAACATCCAGATTCAAAACGGCGTCGAAGGCGTCATCGTCGGCGGCACGACCGGCGAAGGCCAGCTGATGAGCTGGGACGAGCACATCATGCTCATAGGCCACACGGTCAACTGTTTCGGAGGAAGCATCAAAGTTATCGGAAACACGGGAAGCAACTCAACAAGAGAAGCCATCCACGCGACGGAGCAAGGGTTCGCCGTCGGGATGCACGCTGCTCTCCACATCAACCCTTACTACGGGAAGACTTCTATGGACGGGATAATAGCGCATTTTCAGTCCGTTATGCACATGGGACCGACGATTATATACAATGTCCCTGGTCGAACGGGGCAGGACATACCGCCTAGCGCGATCTTGAAGCTTTCTAGGAGTTCTAATTTAGCTGGTGTGAAGGAGTGCGTTGGGAACAAGAGGGTTGAGGAGTATACTGAGAGAGGGATCGTTGTGTGGAGTGGGAATGACGATGAGTGTCATGATTCGAGGTGGGACTATGGAGCGAGGGGAGTTATATCGGTTACTAGTAACTTGGTTCCTGGTTTGATGAGGAAACTGATGTTTGAAGGTAGGAACTCGGATTTGAACTCGAAGCTTTTGCCTTTGATGGGTTGGCTGTTCCAGGAGCCGAACCCTATTGGGCTCAACACTGCTTTGGCTCAGCTTGGAGTTGCCAGGCCGGTGTTTAGGTTGCCGTATGTTCCGTTGCCTTTGGCTAAGAGGGTTGAGTTTGTGAAGATGGTCGAGGAGATTGGACGTGAGCATTTTGTGGGCGAGAGAGATGTTCAGGtgcttgatgatgatgattttatCCTTATTGGTCGATATTAA
- the LOC106392063 gene encoding protein LITTLE ZIPPER 1-like yields MQNTTNFHLYNASISLPLDQTHLTSPLCLFLISLQDPNMCLSSSKPFSHTPTRLVLYLKTETHVHIPRLSRRRKMWREEKELEMNNIRLYMENQYMIQENEKLRKKALILHQENKALLSLLQTKNVSIVP; encoded by the exons ATGCAAAACACAACAAACTTTCATCTATATAACGCTTCTATATCTCTCCCACTTGATCAAACACATCTCACTTCTCCTCTCTGTCTATTCCTGATCTCTCTTCAAGATCCAAACATGTGTTTAAGTTCTTCAAAACCATTCTCACACACACCCACGAGACTAGTTTTGTACCTCAAAACAGAAACCCACGTTCACATCCCTCGTCTCTCCAG GAGGAGAAAGATGTGGCGAGAAGAAAAGGAGTTGGAGATGAACAATATAAGACTCTACATGGAGAATCAATACATGATACAAGAGAACGAGAAACTCAGGAAGAAAGCTCTTATCCTTCACCAAGAAAACAAAGCTCTCCTCTCTCTGCTTCAGACCAAAAACGTTTCCATTGTTccataa
- the LOC106392061 gene encoding fasciclin-like arabinogalactan protein 8 — MAAPLLAFIFSLLAIASTVRGYNITKILANYPDYSSFNSYLSQTKLAEEINSYPTITLLALNNDAMASFAGKRQLSVVKKVLSLLTLLDYYDPESLHQISEGTTLSVTLYNNTAGNAPEYLGYVNITDLYGGQVAFGSAVSGSKLDSYFTKSVKQIPYSISVVEIDAPIIAPGILAAPAPSPANITGLLENAGCKTFAKMLAKSGVLKKYESVIKKGLTVFAPSDEAFKAKDVPDPTKLTKANMVSLLEYHALAHYKPKGSLKSNKNKVSTLATTGAGNFDLTTSTSGDEVVLHTGIASSRLVHTVLDATPVVIFTVDNVLLPTELFGNSHSPAPVPALSPAEGASPTAPSPSEPPTDESPESSHSNSSKGLANSKSANAAVAVSSPSLFTALVTLATIAVFQLVETF; from the coding sequence ATGGCGGCACCACTCCTCGCCTTCATTTTCTCCCTCCTCGCCATCGCTTCCACCGTACGCGGCTACAACATTACTAAAATCCTCGCTAACTACCCGGACTACTCCTCCTTCAACAGCTACCTCTCTCAAACGAAGCTCGCGGAAGAAATCAACAGCTACCCGACGATCACCCTCCTCGCCCTCAACAACGACGCAATGGCTTCCTTCGCCGGAAAACGTCAACTCTCCGTCGTTAAAAAAGTTCTAAGCCTCCTCACTCTCCTCGACTACTACGACCCCGAGAGCCTCCACCAAATCTCAGAAGGCACGACTCTCTCCGTCACACTCTACAACAACACAGCCGGAAACGCTCCCGAGTACCTAGGATACGTCAACATAACCGATCTTTACGGAGGCCAAGTCGCTTTTGGCTCAGCCGTTTCGGGTTCAAAGCTCGACTCTTACTTCACCAAATCCGTTAAGCAAATCCCTTACAGCATCTCCGTCGTCGAGATCGATGCTCCGATCATCGCTCCGGGAATCTTAGCCGCCCCTGCTCCTTCCCCCGCCAACATCACCGGATTGCTGGAGAACGCCGGTTGCAAAACCTTCGCTAAAATGCTTGCCAAGAGTGGAGTGCTCAAGAAGTACGAATCCGTTATTAAAAAAGGCTTAACGGTTTTTGCACCGTCCGATGAAGCTTTCAAAGCTAAAGACGTCCCTGATCCGACAAAGCTCACAAAAGCTAATATGGTCTCGCTACTAGAGTATCACGCCCTCGCTCACTACAAACCCAAAGGCTCACTGAAGAGTAACAAAAACAAAGTCTCCACGTTAGCCACCACCGGAGCTGGAAATTTTGATCTTACGACCTCCACCTCCGGGGACGAAGTTGTTCTTCACACCGGCATTGCTTCGTCGAGACTCGTCCACACGGTGCTGGACGCTACCCCGGTCGTTATTTTCACGGTGGATAATGTCCTCCTCCCTACTGAGCTATTCGGAAATTCTCATTCTCCGGCGCCGGTGCCGGCGCTATCTCCGGCCGAAGGAGCTTCGCCCACCGCTCCTTCACCGTCAGAACCTCCTACGGACGAGTCACCGGAAAGTTCTCATTCGAACTCGTCCAAAGGTTTAGCTAACAGCAAGTCGGCTAACGCGGCGGTTGCCGTGAGCTCACCGTCGTTGTTCACCGCATTGGTCACGCTTGCTACCATAGCCGTGTTTCAGTTAGTTGAAACCTTTTGA
- the LOC125586242 gene encoding uncharacterized protein LOC125586242, whose protein sequence is MKNSVNAGSWMWRKILKLRDLAKHYLRMEVHNEKDISFWYDSWSPLGCLKDLLGERGTIGLGITENACVGEVLLTHRTRRHRLYVLNEVERELEALRSRSNYDDDDMALWRQDGNRFANTFSTKKTWLCMRQAQPSCNWNKGVWFPQSTPKFSFILWVAIRNRLQTCDRMQ, encoded by the coding sequence ATGAAGAATAGTGTCAATGCAGGATCATGGATGTGGAGGAAAATCCTGAAACTTAGGGATCTTGCAAAGCATTATCTTCGGATGGAAGTTCACAATGAAAAAGATATTTCTTTCTGGTATGATTCTTGGTCTCCTCTTGGATGTCTTAAAGATTTGCTGGGTGAAAGGGGTACTATTGGTCTGGGTATAACTGAAAATGCTTGTGTCGGAGAGGTGCTTTTAACTCATCGTACAAGAAGGCATAGATTGTATGTTCTTAATGAAGTTGAGCGTGAACTTGAAGCGTTGAGAAGCAGAAGCaactatgatgatgatgatatggcCCTATGGAGACAAGATGGAAATCGATTTGCAAACACTTTTTCTACAAAGAAGACGTGGTTATGTATGAGACAGGCGCAACCGAGTTGTAACTGGAATAAGGGAGTGTGGTTTCCACAGTCAACTCCTAAATTCTCCTTCATACTGTGGGTTGCAATTAGGAACAGACTGCAAACCTGTGATAGAATGCAGTAG
- the LOC106392058 gene encoding growth-regulating factor 9 isoform X2, whose product MEEEKHSLQSNKMQSPKTEEGDEWRRKKWPCMKAAQLQEFRMQALVYRYIEAGVRVPNHLVVPIWNSLALSSSSSSSYLIHHNYPSSSNAVLNDKVDPEPTRCRRTDGKKWRCSNKVLLFQKYCERHMHRGRKRSRKLVESSSSYDVASSSASNKRDNTDGLNSSTESQSVSHGAMSVSSNAQVVTIASLPSARVCDNIPRPSLVVTESTNKSVRRRIADMSYDDFIKQRGSERLPSVQKFFPEASDNSSEAAKFSSHRKNEIIARSREWKNMNVNCGGLFPGIHFSPDTVLQDRGGFGLHRVETDNEPGRCRRTDGKKWRCSKDVLSGQKYCDRHMHRGSIKKKHPVETTPTHENAGIIRVAVRPDDRSVSLQDGDGQKLPVSVLGRKQLSRVSDEKSTNSCSTDTTITDIALKGEEDNEEVLSLCSSGV is encoded by the exons ATGGAAGAAGAGAAACACAGTTTACAAAGTAACAAGATGCAGAGCCCTAAAACAGAGGAGGGGGATGAGTGGAGGAGGAAGAAGTGGCCGTGTATGAAAGCTGCTCAGTTACAAGAGTTTAGAATGCAAGCTTTGGTTTATAGATACATAGAAGCTGGTGTTCGCGTGCCTAATCATCTTGTGGTGCCTATTTGGAATAGTCttgctctctcttcttcttcttcctccagtTACCTTATCCACCACAACTATCCCTCCTCTTCCA ATGCAGTGTTGAATGATAAGGTGGATCCTGAACCCACAAGGTGCAGGAGAACAGATGGGAAGAAATGGCGGTGTAGCAACAAAGTCCTCCTGTTTCAGAAGTACTGTGAACGGCACATGCATAGAGGCCGTAAACGTTCAAGAAAGCTTGtggaatcttcttcttcttatgacgTTGCTTCGTCGTCTGCTTCAAACAAACGAGACAACACTGATGGTCTGAACAGTAGTACTGAGAGTCAGAGTGTTTCTCATGGGGCAATGTCAGTTTCTAGTAATGCTCAGGTTGTCACCATTGCTTCACTGCCTAGTGCAAGAGTCTGTGATAACATCCCTCGTCCATCTCTAGTGGTCACCGAGTCCACAAACAAAAGTGTGAGAAGGAGGATCGCGGACATGAGTTATGATGACTTCATCAAACAAAGAG GTTCTGAGAGGTTACCTTCTGTTCAAAAGTTCTTTCCTGAGGCATCTGATAACTCCTCAGAAGCTGCAAAATTCTCAAGCCACAGGAAGAATgagatcattgcaagaagcagaGAATGGAAGAACATGAATGTTAATTGTGGTGGCTTGTTTCCTGGCATCCACTTTTCTCCAGACACTGTTCTTCAAG ATCGTGGTGGGTTTGGTTTACACAGAGTTGAAACAGACAACGAACCAGGAAGGTGCAGAAGAACAGATGGGAAGAAGTGGAGATGCAGCAAAGATGTGTTGTCTGGTCAGAAGTATTGCGATAGGCACATGCATAGAGGTAGTATTAAGAAGAAGCATCCAGTGGAAACTACTCCCACACATGAGAATGCTGGTATTATCCGGGTAGCAGTGAGACCAGATGATAGATCTGTGTCTCTCCAAGATGGAGATGGCCAAAAGCTCCCTGTTTCAGTCCTGGGAAGAAAGCAGCTGTCCCGAGTTTCAGATGAGAAGAGCACTAATAGTTGCAGTACCGACACCACAATCACTGACATAGCTTTAAAGGGTGAAGAAGACAATGAGGAGGTCTTGTCATTGTGTTCTTCaggtgtttaa
- the LOC106392058 gene encoding growth-regulating factor 9 isoform X1, giving the protein MEEEKHSLQSNKMQSPKTEEGDEWRRKKWPCMKAAQLQEFRMQALVYRYIEAGVRVPNHLVVPIWNSLALSSSSSSSYLIHHNYPSSSNAVLNDKVDPEPTRCRRTDGKKWRCSNKVLLFQKYCERHMHRGRKRSRKLVESSSSYDVASSSASNKRDNTDGLNSSTESQSVSHGAMSVSSNAQVVTIASLPSARVCDNIPRPSLVVTESTNKSVRRRIADMSYDDFIKQRGATTCVRGFPVQGSERLPSVQKFFPEASDNSSEAAKFSSHRKNEIIARSREWKNMNVNCGGLFPGIHFSPDTVLQDRGGFGLHRVETDNEPGRCRRTDGKKWRCSKDVLSGQKYCDRHMHRGSIKKKHPVETTPTHENAGIIRVAVRPDDRSVSLQDGDGQKLPVSVLGRKQLSRVSDEKSTNSCSTDTTITDIALKGEEDNEEVLSLCSSGV; this is encoded by the exons ATGGAAGAAGAGAAACACAGTTTACAAAGTAACAAGATGCAGAGCCCTAAAACAGAGGAGGGGGATGAGTGGAGGAGGAAGAAGTGGCCGTGTATGAAAGCTGCTCAGTTACAAGAGTTTAGAATGCAAGCTTTGGTTTATAGATACATAGAAGCTGGTGTTCGCGTGCCTAATCATCTTGTGGTGCCTATTTGGAATAGTCttgctctctcttcttcttcttcctccagtTACCTTATCCACCACAACTATCCCTCCTCTTCCA ATGCAGTGTTGAATGATAAGGTGGATCCTGAACCCACAAGGTGCAGGAGAACAGATGGGAAGAAATGGCGGTGTAGCAACAAAGTCCTCCTGTTTCAGAAGTACTGTGAACGGCACATGCATAGAGGCCGTAAACGTTCAAGAAAGCTTGtggaatcttcttcttcttatgacgTTGCTTCGTCGTCTGCTTCAAACAAACGAGACAACACTGATGGTCTGAACAGTAGTACTGAGAGTCAGAGTGTTTCTCATGGGGCAATGTCAGTTTCTAGTAATGCTCAGGTTGTCACCATTGCTTCACTGCCTAGTGCAAGAGTCTGTGATAACATCCCTCGTCCATCTCTAGTGGTCACCGAGTCCACAAACAAAAGTGTGAGAAGGAGGATCGCGGACATGAGTTATGATGACTTCATCAAACAAAGAGGTGCGACTACGTGTGTTAGAGGGTTTCCCGTTCAAG GTTCTGAGAGGTTACCTTCTGTTCAAAAGTTCTTTCCTGAGGCATCTGATAACTCCTCAGAAGCTGCAAAATTCTCAAGCCACAGGAAGAATgagatcattgcaagaagcagaGAATGGAAGAACATGAATGTTAATTGTGGTGGCTTGTTTCCTGGCATCCACTTTTCTCCAGACACTGTTCTTCAAG ATCGTGGTGGGTTTGGTTTACACAGAGTTGAAACAGACAACGAACCAGGAAGGTGCAGAAGAACAGATGGGAAGAAGTGGAGATGCAGCAAAGATGTGTTGTCTGGTCAGAAGTATTGCGATAGGCACATGCATAGAGGTAGTATTAAGAAGAAGCATCCAGTGGAAACTACTCCCACACATGAGAATGCTGGTATTATCCGGGTAGCAGTGAGACCAGATGATAGATCTGTGTCTCTCCAAGATGGAGATGGCCAAAAGCTCCCTGTTTCAGTCCTGGGAAGAAAGCAGCTGTCCCGAGTTTCAGATGAGAAGAGCACTAATAGTTGCAGTACCGACACCACAATCACTGACATAGCTTTAAAGGGTGAAGAAGACAATGAGGAGGTCTTGTCATTGTGTTCTTCaggtgtttaa
- the LOC106392060 gene encoding serine/threonine-protein kinase Aurora-3-like: protein MDKKPEEDPYVRDPEKPFSLADFEIGRPLGKGKFGRVYLAREVKSHFVVALKVIFKEQIEKYKLHHQLRREMEIQTSLRHPNILRLFGWFDDDERIFLILEYAHGGELYGLLKENGHLTEQQAATYISSLSQALAYCHGKCVIHRDIKPENLLLDHEGRLKIADFGWSVQSSNKRKTMCGTLDYLAPEMVENKDHDHAVDNWTLGILCYEFLYGNPPFEAESQKDTFKRIVKIDLSFPDNPNVSAEAKNLISQLLVKDPSKRLSLTKIMQHPWIVKNADPKGVCLI, encoded by the exons ATGGATAAGAAACCGGAAGAAGATCCTTACGTCCGCGACCCAGAGAAGCCATTCTCCCTCGCGGATTTCGAGATCGGGAGACCGTTAGGTAAAGGCAAATTCGGCAGAGTCTATCTCGCTCGCGAAGTCAAG AGCCACTTCGTGGTGGCGTTGAAAGTGATATTCAAGGAACAGATCGAGAAATACAAACTCCACCACCAGCTAAGGAGAGAGATGGAGATCCAAACGAGCCTAAGGCACCCCAACATCCTCCGCCTCTTCGGCTGGTTCGACGACGACGAGCGGATCTTCTTGATCCTCGAGTACGCTCACGGCGGTGAGCTCTACGGTCTCCTCAAAGAGAACGGTCATCTCACCGAACAACAAGCCGCCACT tACATTTCAAGTCTTAGTCAGGCACTGGCTTATTGTCATGGAAAGTGTGTGATTCACAGAGATATCAAACCTGAAAACCTTTTGCTTGATCATGAG GGAAGGTTGAAGATTGCTGATTTTGGGTGGTCAGTTCAGTCGAGTAACAAGAGGAAGACAATGTGTGGGACTTTAGATTACTTAGCACCTGAGATGGTAGAGAACAAAGACCACGATCATGCTGTTGATAACTGGACTTTAGGGATACTGTGTTACGAGTTTCTCTATGGTAACCCTCCCTTTGAAGCTGAGAGTCAGAAAGATACTTTCAAGAG AATTGTTAAGATCGATCTGAGTTTTCCTGATAATCCAAATGTCTCAGCAGAAGCTAAGAATCTAATCAGTCAG CTTCTTGTTAAGGATCCTTCCAAAAGACTCTCTCTTACCAAGATCATGCAACACCCGTGGATCGTCAAGAACGCAGATCCTAAAGGTGTGTGCCTCATTTGA
- the LOC106392057 gene encoding spastin-like, producing the protein MSFLRGIIDSFSSIFTEEEEDITHRHEVSKHDPTESTSSDSMNSSVNGGSVTNERVAYKLKGYFDLAKEEIAKGVRAEEWGLHDDALLHYRNAQRIMNEATSTPSPSYITSSEKEKVRSYREKISKWQSQVSGRLQALGKRTGVGMSENKRTVPSPSLASVSSTSSNRRLSSRRTSLPRGGTGMARSPKDATTTNPKPVKESGSGYDDKLVEMINTTIVDRSPSVKWDDVAGLDGAKQALMEMVILPAKRRDLFTGLRRPARGLLLFGPPGNGKTMLAKAVASESQATFFNVSASSLTSKWVGEAEKLVKTLFQVAISRQPSVIFMDEIDSIMSTRSISENEASRRLKSEFLIQFDGVTSNPDDLVIVIGATNKPQELDDAVLRRLVKRIYVPLPDLNVRKLLFKTKLKCQPHSLSGGDFDKIVRETEGYSGSDLQALCEEAAMMPIRELGADILTIQANKVRPLRYDDFRKSMGVIRPSLSKSKWEELERWNSEFGSN; encoded by the exons atgagTTTCCTCAGAGGTATAATCGATTCCTTTAGCTCAATCTtcaccgaagaagaagaagacatcacCCATCGCCACGAAGTATCCAAACACGATCCCACCGAATCAACCTCTTCCGATTCCATGAACAGCAGCGTCAATGGAGGTTCGGTTACTAACGAACGAGTTGCTTATAAGCTCAAAGGCTACTTCGATTTAGCGAAAGAGGAGATCGCTAAAGGTGTTAGGGCAGAAGAGTGGGGTCTACACGACGACGCGCTTCTTCATTACAGAAACGCTCAGAGGATCATGAACGAAGCTACCTCCACGCCTTCTCCTTCATATATCACTTCAAG TGAGAAAGAGAAGGTGAGGTCGTATCGAGAGAAGATTTCTAAATGGCAGAGTCAAGTTTCTGGAAGGTTGCAAGCTTTGGGTAAACGTACAG GTGTTGGAATGTCTGAGAATAAG AGAACTGTACCATCTCCTTCTTTAGCTTCAGTTTCTTCTACATCGTCAAACAGAAGACTTTCATCGCGAAGGACTTCACTTCCCAGAGGTGGTACTGGAATGGCAAGGAGCCCTAAAGACGCTACTACTACAAACCCAAAACCTGTGAAAGAATCTGGAAGTGGATACGATGACAAGTTGGTAGAGATGATAAACACAACGATAGTTGATAGAAGTCCATCTGTGAAGTGGGATGATGTCG CTGGACTTGATGGAGCTAAACAAGCTTTGATGGAGATGGTTATTTTACCGGCAAAACGAAGAGATTTATTCACTGGTCTCCGAAGACCAGCTCGAG gtttgCTTCTCTTTGGTCCGCCTGGCAATGGAAAAACAATGCTTGCCAAGGCAGTGGCTTCCGAGTCTCAGGCAACGTTCTTCAACGTCTCAGCATCCTCGTTGACATCAAAATGG GTGGGTGAGGCGGAAAAGCTAGTTAAAACGTTGTTCCAAGTTGCAATCTCCAGACAACCGTCTGTAATCTTTATGGATGAA ATAGATAGTATAATGTCTACAAGGTCGATAAGTGAGAATGAAGCAAGCAGACGGTTGAAATCAGAATTCCTTATTCAGTTTGATGGTGTGACTTCTAATCCTGATGATCTGGTGATTGTTATTG GAGCTACTAACAAGCCACAAGAGTTGGATGATGCAGTGCTTAGAAGATTG GTAAAGAGAATATATGTACCATTGCCGGATTTAAACGTCAGAAAACtactttttaaaactaaattgaAGTGTCAGCCTCACTCTTTATCCGGTGGGGACTTTGATAAAATCGTCAGAGAAACCGAAG GATACTCAGGAAGTGATCTACAAGCATTGTGTGAAGAAGCTGCGATGATGCCAATCAGAGAACTCGGTGCTGATATTCTTACCATCCAAGCAAATAAA GTGAGACCGCTAAGGTATGATGATTTTAGGAAATCAATGGGAGTGATCAGACCAAGCTTGAGTAAAAGCAAATGGGAAGAGCTTGAACGTTGGAACTCTGAGTTTGGTTCTAATTGA
- the LOC106392056 gene encoding nucleolar protein 58, whose product MGGKGKKRREKNYLASHGGPARLPPPPDRSKQDALPSKLRVLMNYTSPPPPQDSTKPVVDKKEKKAKAGVDAVKSAKPGSEAKSVEERKSEGNTTSSDHENDGDDITLNKGDDKKKKKRKRNEIKDLRFEQELAELDGRSKRKERKKKYWEAKKQKKKGKTEDTLRENFPKHEQIRFGDVVQAPPKLAVVPKARKTPMSASKERLRLEAIEAYRSRNGWTSRPGVQIPAVTMQ is encoded by the exons atgggAGGGAAAGgtaagaagaggagagagaaaaaCTATTTGGCATCTCACGGCGGACCGGCGAGACTCCCGCCGCCGCCTGATCGTTCGAAGCAAGATGCTCTTCCTTCCAAGCTCCGTGTTCTCATGAACTACACCTCTCCTCCGCCTCCTCAAG ATTCTACTAAACCAGTTGTAgataagaaagagaagaaagctAAAGCTGGAGTTGATGCTGTCAAG AGTGCTAAGCCTGGGAGTGAAGCAAAGTCGGTTGAAGAAAGAAAATCTGAGGGCAACACAACCTCCTCTGATCATGAGAATGATGGAGACGATATAACGTTGAACAAGGGAgatgacaagaagaagaaaaagagaaagaggaatGAGATTAAGGACCTTCGTTTCGAACAGGAACTTGCGGAGTTGGATGGTCGGTCCAAAAGGAAAGAGCGCAAGAAGAA GTATTGGGAGGCCAAGAAGCAAAAGAAGAAAGGGAAGACAGAAGATACACTCCGAGAAAACTTCCCAAAGCATGAGCAGATTAGATTTGGTGATGTGGTTCAAGCTCCACCAAAGCTGGCTGTTGTTCCAAAG GCAAGAAAGACTCCTATGAGTGCTTCCAAGGAGAGGCTGCGATTAGAGGCCATCGAAGCTTACAGATCTCGCAATGGATGGACCTCTAGACCAGGCGTTCAGATTCCTGCCGTGACCATGCAATAA